The genomic region tttaataacaaCATTTATTTGTAGTACTAGTATGATCAaatttgattattttatgaaaacaAATAGATCGATATTTATATGGAATAACAATGATTTAACaacaatattttctatagccacaattttatcatttatacCTACCCCATTATTTGGATATTTAGCAGGAAAGTTTGGATCAGTATATAGTATTATAACAAATAACACATTTGGATCATTAGCttattttctaatattatttgattcAGTATATTGTCGAATGGcctcaatatttttattctttttgtatatatcatttctattttcatgtttttattgttatattgatgaaaaatattcaaaagaACATTTTGGAAAATTATGTGGAATTATGTTTGCAGTCAGTGCgttattcttatttttgaatttttatctGACATATTTGACAAatgttgtatatattaatatgggAGAAAAGAAATACTTTCCAGTTGTTTATGGCTTAAACGTCCTTGGTGTTATTGCTTTATTATCTTGTATATACTTAAAAGTTTCAGAAATACGAGAAAAAAAGGCATTAATTGGAGCTTAACTggattatgtatatatatatatatatatatatagtacagcttattattaatttttttttatttctattgTTTTACACTTCTTTGAAAACATGCTGTGATTTGTTgatacatttaaaaaaatgtcatctttacatatatatacgcaTGCATTTGCATACATATGTATGTGGATACATTTCTACAGttgtttttttgtgtatttatattaatttgtttttaaatgcTGGCATTAATTGGTGTTTTTGTTGTATTCGCACAcaataaatacatatataaaaattcagGTAACTACGAATTATATGCACATcctttattaatatttgcTAAAGTCGTGCTCCAAAacgaaatatttatttagttgcatatttttattatatgcacCGTGACTCGTTATTTTAAACATTTAAATACATCTTAATATATTCGTactattttgttaattttttataaacttaTTCACCTTTTTTATTGATCCAATGTTTGTAACGACTTGGCATTggtttaaattaaaatttttaacattgtccatataaatagttataaattttttcaattttatcatttatataattatttcaagttgtaatgcatttttttattacatttcTGACATGATTGTTTTATAAGAACTTTACAAgtcatatataatgattAGTTAGCAacttatttaaaaaaaaatatatgaaccaaaaaaatgtttaactattttttatttcttgttcaaaatataagttttttttcctttatttttatgacaTGTTCAGAATTTTtgtcataaaaaaaagttaacCAAACAAACACATATGATGGGAATAATATggtgaaaatatattatcaaataGTTAGCTAATTTTATGTTGTATTAACaaataatgtttttaaaacaaaggagaaaaaaaaaacgataaAATAATAGCTGCAACATGCATACTTATACATACGTAgattaataattaaaaattatacatgCAAGGTGTATCTTCATAAACACaacaaaaagaaaaaaaatatatgtttcaTTGGTATTTGTAATTTCAGACGCcacttttattatttttccttctcataaaaataaaaaagtgtTGTTTCTTTATTCATTCTTTCCCTTTCTTTGGAAGTACCttcaataaaatatttataaatttttttttctttatttgtaAGGCCTTCTAAGAAATAggcatttaatttttttttattatttattaaaaaatgtattctTGTTTTTTCcgctttttttaatatatcgTAAAAATTAGTTGATGGCCATTCATTAGTAGgtaatatattacatagCTCATATGCGgtttcaaaataaaattgattaAACAAGCCAATTGTTACTGAAATTGGATCAAATTTTAAAGTTTCGattatatcataataaGAAGGGAacttaatttttataatattttttttatataattttacagcaaaaaataatgataatactATTTCATCATCTACCTTTAACTTATCCTCTCGTaatccatttttatattctaaATATGCTTCATTACTAAGTAGTGATAATCCATATATGTCTACTAAAGGTACACATGGAATTTCAACCAAATCAATAAAACTAAAAGGAGCATTTAtgtcttttattatttcttcaaactctaaaaaattattattgatttttatatttttcaatacGTTTTCATTCATTTTGGCGCATCAAGGAGGTGCGTAAACGTGTATATATTCCCAGTTACacattcatatatttttataaatatataagtattTATGCATGTATTTGTAATTTATCGAGTTCACTATAATATGTACTAGTGTcaaaaagtataaaattagtaaaataaaaaatacctACGAAATGGTGGTGATTATAGTTAGATCGTTTTGAAATAACTGTGTATGGATATGCAAATTAAACgtataaaattgtatatgtaattaattaatgtataatatacccaagcatatatatggatataatggaaaatagtactatgcatacatatacatatatatgtctTCATTCCACTTGgaataaattaatacaCAACATTAATAAcaagttttatttatgctgcgttgtatatatatatatatatgtgtataccTTTAAATATCCATgaacttatatatatacatgtatgCCATTACCTCCCACATGGGATGTATGtacacaaaatatataactgCACCTTGCACTAAGTTTGTGAGTGCAcacaattaaaataataacttattttatatattcatgactattttttattcacataaaaataatttttttgtgtataaCAATGATAACGAATATTTAgcaaattattaaaatgtaagcatgtatgcatatatatatataataattatatatacacacatataattatatattatatataaacaattaaatatataaataaatgggTGAATGAACGAAATATAAGCTTGTATTTCGTAATATATAAAgcgaattaaaaaataaaataatataaaagttTGAACTTTGAAATATAGGGTATATactattaaatatatctaacattgctatttttttaaggtTTAAAAAGTGGATACatacaaatattaaatatacaagtacaatatttttttttaataccaCATGCTGCgcattaatttatttacacatagaatatatataatatttgtgtataatttatgtgcatatattttatttctcttcaaataaaataaataaaaataattgtcttttttttcaatagtTTTTCCAgcattttttcttattttatacctttattttatttatctcttatttttttttatgcattaTTTGTTagattatatttttccatttcaataaaatacaagtatcaaaattaacatgcaaaaaaaaaaaaaaaaaaaaaactgtATAAATAAGAGACTGTACAAAATATGTGTAAAGATGCCATTtaatatgtaatatatatatacaactttttttttataagtacataaattagaaaaaaataatttcctcataattttaatttcttttttatttcgttGAATAATCTTGTGTAAAATAGTAGGTAATTCAACGCCAGTATTGTttggaaatatattatataacgctaaaaaaaaagtgaaaaatatgatatttgtttattcaTTGATTTATTGTATGGCAAAAATTTTTAACTCCCTTTCATATTATGATTGAAAATGTATTCATTGTGGAAAGAGTTAAGTAAccaagtaaaaaaaaaagcagaaaatataaatacaattttaaatgaaataaatataaacaatgtGAATATAGATTTGAATGagggaaataataatacaaattcTATGAGTTTAAAAACaagtattaataataaaataaatgagataaataacaaatatatattaaatgcaACTGAAACTCCtgaatttatatattataataataagatTGTAAATGGtattaacaattttaaaaaaatagttagtgatatatatcatgaaaaaataaatgcaaCTGACGAtggaaatgaaaatataaattctCATAATTCAAATTCAATCTTAAATgattgtaaaatatatttatccaGGGTAGTTCCATGGAAAAAAGGAGATATTATGGTTTCAAAAATTtacagaaaaaaatatggcGAATCATGTCCTATAAAACTtcctaataataatattaatcgaattatttatgaacaggtattaaaattaaataaagataaaaataaaattataaatactaACATATTACagaattataattttaattggggaaaaaaaaaaatacaaagtGAAGAAATTCTTAAACAAGATATCAATTTGTtagaaacaaaaaatagtatTGTTCCTACATATATGAATGAACTAGCTTTTTGGAAatcttattattttaacatagatattatatataatgaattagcagactatatatatcaaaacaAGCAAACTATATATGATGAATATATTCGAGAGGAGCAATGTGCTTATACTCAAACTGAGGCtcgaaaaaaaagtttCGAAAAAAGCGTCGAAAAAAATggcgaaaaaaaaaacaattctGATGTGTCTTATTCTGAAGTACCTTGTTCTGATGTTCGATGTGATAAAATAGAGAACCAATACAACAATTatccaaataaaaataacctATTAACTTTTTCTTATTCTACATCCTCCTCCTATATTAGAGGTTTTGATGAAGCATATGATGAAAGTAAAAGGTTTCCAGAAAAATGTGATTCTACGGAATTGATAGATGCAAAATTAAttgaaatgaaaaatagcAAATGTGTCATTTTAAATTCTAAACATGATAAAATGGAAACAACTGAATTATCAAAATGCcaagaaaaacaaattaaacaaaatgataatattaataatgaaaataatacatgttttaatgataaagtaaataaaataatgataaataatgataatgaagaaatcctttttcattttgatCAACCAAACAAAAATCAAAATCATAGCGATTCTTCTCAGAATGATTTAATAACAGAAAATGAAACAGTCCAAACTTtgaatattcaaaaaaattcaaataatattatcgaaaaatacaaagaaataaatatagatgaCATAAATTTTGTTGACGACATAAATTTTGctgatgatataaataaattcgATGTCAAAGAATTGGAACAATTTGAAAAAGATatcttaaatttttaataatttcttAAAGGGAATAAATGCATACCCGTTTCATTTTTACTGATTTATATTCAGGAAAGGATATACACATGTCGtcttatttttgtataatgttctttcatcatttgtttacttttaaatttacttaaatttatttttaaatttatttcttaaatatttttttggcgatattttttttgttgtgTGTAAAAAGGGTACAAATCCGAGCTTTccctcattttttttattttgttcatttttattagctAGTTGCGCCTTTAATTTATTCCCCATTTAATTAAACTTTATTAATCAACCCCATGACTTTACGTCGAATTATAAAActcaaaaaaagaaatactttgttttataatatgtattCATTCCTTAAATAAAGTACACACACTTCGTAATCCACATATATAggtcatttttatttgcataaaattgaaaataataactttTAGGATATAATAGCGGTCGAATACTTTAggtaaaaaatgaaaaaaaaaaatgccaGAATGAAGCTCCTATATGAATAAGTACATAATCATTtgtttcaaatttttttaatatatttttagagAACTTGGAGAAATATCccatatttatttgcaaacacatatatatgtacattaATAAACGACTATACTCCCTTTCGTTTTTATAGTgtgaataatattatgcCATTTAGAGGATGTAACTTAAATTGGTGAAtttaaatggaaaaaaatgaaaagtgaaaaaattaaaaatgaataataaagtgtttgaaaaaatacCCGAAacaaaacataaaaaaattatgtacaaaagtgaataaaaaattgcgAAATAACTAAACATGTCAGATCAGTAGAATGGCCTaccatatatttttgttcttAAAAAACtaaagataaaattaaaacgTGATTTCCATGTTAATAACAtttgcatataaataattttccaaaatgtaaaagaaaaaagccCCCCTTTAATTTCATAAAATGGTAAATGAGCAACTACTTGATGGTTCCCTACATATGCTAATGAACCTTTCcatttttcaataaatggtggtattatattattattattatataaataattgttaaatatatttgataaataaaaagctTCTTGTTTAGCATTTTGAGCTGTTGGTGGAGGTGacttataatttttatcaatcataattaaatatttttctaattctTTTGGGGTCATTtctgattttttatttttattataatccCATTTTTTATCACTAAGTTGTGGAAATATACTTGATAATTCTTCtgatttttgttttaacaTATCTGATGTGATTTTTGAATTTCCTaaacaatttattatttcattaacATGCTCATGAGATTTAATAGgattaatttgtttacaATCCCCTATtgcataaatattatttgattgTATTCCAATAACTCTTAAGTATTGATTTACATTTAATATTCTATTATTAACTTGTTCaggtattttttttataaaattatttattaatggTATTTGAGCTAAGCCACTAGCCCATATAATTATACCATATggtattttttgatattcttcatttttatttatacttgattttatataaaaattattttcatctatttcaattacataataatttgtatatacatttatatttaattttttaaaagtatcttttgtaaaatttgatatattttgtgtAAATGTTGGAAGTAAATTATTTCCCCCTTCAATAATACtaatagatatatatttataaatttctttatatttatttttatttttgatatctttatttacaaaatcTGCTAACTCAGCTGCCACTTCAACACCTGTTGGTCCCCCCCCAACAATAACAACAtgtaacatattttttgctaaatcatcatttatattattattagtatAATGTTCAgaatttgtattatttgtttttattctttttagACATGTTTCTAaatttgaaataaattttcttcttatttttaaagcatcaattatatcttttatataaaacgCATATTTATCTACtccttttatattaaaagaatttGTTTTGGCTCCAACTGAAATAACTAAataatcataatatattttaatttcattattactatttataCTATCTTTAcactttatatatttatctttatATACTATATCTATACATTCtagttttaaatatttgccagaaattttatttttttttaataaagtTTCAACATTTTCTGAACATGCATCTACATTTAATGTTCCACTACATAAACAAGGTAACAAAGGAGTGaaagtaaaataatttcttGGCGATATTAATGTTAcatcatatttttgaaaatctatatttaataaaaaatgaataccACCCCATCCTGATCCTAAAATAACTactttttctctttttttatttatataatttacattttttaatttatttgaattacATAAACTTGACACGACTCGAAATACTC from Plasmodium berghei ANKA genome assembly, chromosome: 8 harbors:
- a CDS encoding GINS complex subunit Psf3, putative, producing MNENVLKNIKINNNFLEFEEIIKDINAPFSFIDLVEIPCVPLVDIYGLSLLSNEAYLEYKNGLREDKLKVDDEIVLSLFFAVKLYKKNIIKIKFPSYYDIIETLKFDPISVTIGLFNQFYFETAYELCNILPTNEWPSTNFYDILKKAEKTRIHFLINNKKKLNAYFLEGLTNKEKKIYKYFIEGTSKERERMNKETTLFYFYEKEK
- a CDS encoding BSD-domain protein, putative, whose protein sequence is MYSLWKELSNQVKKKAENINTILNEININNVNIDLNEGNNNTNSMSLKTSINNKINEINNKYILNATETPEFIYYNNKIVNGINNFKKIVSDIYHEKINATDDGNENINSHNSNSILNDCKIYLSRVVPWKKGDIMVSKIYRKKYGESCPIKLPNNNINRIIYEQVLKLNKDKNKIINTNILQNYNFNWGKKKIQSEEILKQDINLLETKNSIVPTYMNELAFWKSYYFNIDIIYNELADYIYQNKQTIYDEYIREEQCAYTQTEARKKSFEKSVEKNGEKKNNSDVSYSEVPCSDVRCDKIENQYNNYPNKNNLLTFSYSTSSSYIRGFDEAYDESKRFPEKCDSTELIDAKLIEMKNSKCVILNSKHDKMETTELSKCQEKQIKQNDNINNENNTCFNDKVNKIMINNDNEEILFHFDQPNKNQNHSDSSQNDLITENETVQTLNIQKNSNNIIEKYKEINIDDINFVDDINFADDINKFDVKELEQFEKDILNF
- a CDS encoding type II NADH:ubiquinone oxidoreductase, yielding MILNVKNPKIKGVFRVVSSLCNSNKLKNVNYINKKREKVVILGSGWGGIHFLLNIDFQKYDVTLISPRNYFTFTPLLPCLCSGTLNVDACSENVETLLKKNKISGKYLKLECIDIVYKDKYIKCKDSINSNNEIKIYYDYLVISVGAKTNSFNIKGVDKYAFYIKDIIDALKIRRKFISNLETCLKRIKTNNTNSEHYTNNNINDDLAKNMLHVVIVGGGPTGVEVAAELADFVNKDIKNKNKYKEIYKYISISIIEGGNNLLPTFTQNISNFTKDTFKKLNINVYTNYYVIEIDENNFYIKSSINKNEEYQKIPYGIIIWASGLAQIPLINNFIKKIPEQVNNRILNVNQYLRVIGIQSNNIYAIGDCKQINPIKSHEHVNEIINCLGNSKITSDMLKQKSEELSSIFPQLSDKKWDYNKNKKSEMTPKELEKYLIMIDKNYKSPPPTAQNAKQEAFYLSNIFNNYLYNNNNIIPPFIEKWKGSLAYVGNHQVVAHLPFYEIKGGLFSFTFWKIIYMQMLLTWKSRFNFIFSFLRTKIYGRPFY